A single window of Deltaproteobacteria bacterium DNA harbors:
- a CDS encoding arginine decarboxylase, pyruvoyl-dependent, whose protein sequence is MRGFVPERLFLTKGVGRHREKLQSFEMALRDAKIAKYNLVRVSSIFPPNCKIIPREKGIKLLHAGEVVFCVLYDNCTNEPHRLVAASVGLALPKNSDHHGYLSEHKSFGQTEQQAGDYTEDLAAEMLATTLGVPFEADKSWNERKNLWTISGEIVKTLNITQSAIGDKSGLWTTVVAGAIFVP, encoded by the coding sequence GAGAGGTTGTTTTTAACAAAAGGTGTTGGTCGTCATCGCGAAAAATTGCAAAGTTTTGAAATGGCATTACGCGATGCCAAAATTGCCAAATACAATCTGGTTCGCGTCTCCAGTATTTTTCCGCCAAACTGCAAAATTATTCCACGCGAAAAAGGAATCAAACTTCTGCACGCCGGCGAAGTGGTTTTTTGCGTTTTGTATGACAACTGCACCAATGAACCGCACCGTTTGGTTGCCGCTTCTGTGGGTCTGGCCCTTCCAAAAAATTCAGATCATCACGGTTATCTTTCCGAACACAAAAGTTTCGGACAAACAGAGCAACAAGCCGGTGATTATACCGAAGATTTAGCCGCCGAAATGCTTGCCACAACACTGGGCGTCCCTTTCGAAGCCGACAAATCATGGAATGAAAGAAAAAATCTCTGGACCATCTCCGGAGAAATCGTGAAAACATTGAACATCACGCAATCGGCCATCGGCGATAAAAGTGGTCTTTGGACAACTGTGGTGGCCGGTGCCATTTTCGTTCCGTAA